The Saprospiraceae bacterium genome includes a window with the following:
- a CDS encoding diguanylate cyclase gives MHNKNMINKMKIIYLIALLSFNYSCNKDKKYNEQNIQNETSLENTSDPLKFTKGLRSICQDSRGNYWIGSDQEGVCKYDGKTFSYYTTENGFCGKQVISIKEDATGTIWFGTSSGLCNYDGEKFNSNFNPTEMKPWTTNKTDLWFPGNNGQGLIKIGKEFSYTTKNPIEIPLNGNPVDFGITGFSVGKMNDLWIAYYNGVAHYDGKSIQYINDSKMNFDGKSNYMHVRSILEDSKGRLWIGNNGIGVMLKEGNVITHFSDKKDLIKGEIFGVKSPERSLMHVFAIKEDSEGNIWFGDRDTGAWRYDGKEVKNFIVDPKLHSQHIWDIYEDKKGNLLFVMAENSVYKFNIDGFSKFF, from the coding sequence ATGCATAACAAAAATATGATTAATAAAATGAAAATAATTTATCTAATTGCTTTACTTTCATTTAATTATTCTTGTAATAAGGACAAAAAATATAATGAACAAAATATTCAAAACGAAACATCTCTTGAAAATACCTCCGATCCTTTAAAGTTCACAAAAGGCTTGCGTTCAATTTGTCAAGACAGTAGAGGAAATTATTGGATTGGAAGCGACCAAGAGGGCGTATGTAAATATGATGGAAAGACATTTTCATATTATACCACCGAAAATGGATTTTGCGGCAAACAGGTAATTTCGATTAAAGAAGATGCAACAGGAACCATTTGGTTCGGCACAAGCAGTGGTTTGTGTAATTATGACGGTGAGAAATTTAATTCAAACTTTAATCCAACCGAGATGAAGCCTTGGACAACCAACAAAACAGACTTATGGTTTCCTGGAAATAATGGTCAAGGTCTTATCAAAATTGGCAAAGAGTTTAGTTACACCACAAAAAATCCAATTGAAATCCCATTAAACGGTAATCCCGTTGATTTTGGAATTACAGGGTTCTCTGTAGGTAAAATGAATGACTTATGGATAGCATACTACAACGGTGTTGCTCATTATGATGGGAAATCCATACAATATATCAACGATAGCAAAATGAATTTTGATGGAAAATCAAATTATATGCACGTAAGAAGTATATTGGAAGATTCCAAAGGTCGATTATGGATTGGAAATAACGGAATTGGAGTAATGTTAAAAGAAGGAAATGTTATAACCCATTTCTCTGATAAAAAAGATTTGATAAAGGGAGAAATATTTGGTGTCAAATCACCAGAACGATCATTAATGCATGTTTTTGCGATAAAAGAAGATTCAGAAGGGAATATTTGGTTTGGAGATAGAGATACAGGAGCTTGGAGATATGATGGAAAGGAAGTTAAGAATTTTATAGTTGACCCAAAGCTGCATTCGCAACATATCTGGGATATATATGAGGATAAAAAAGGTAATTTGCTTTTTGTTATGGCAGAAAATAGCGTTTATAAATTTAATATCGATGGGTTTAGTAAGTTTTTTTAA
- a CDS encoding DoxX family protein produces the protein MSIFTLMIYIAIAAVLLTTGMMYVMKKNKSVLMSFVQNFAGLLFIFSGWVKAVDPMGTAIKMEDYFVEFNAAFTESAFSFLAPLFPFLSQHSLAVAIFMIIFEIVLGVMLILGDRPKLTAWLFFLLVIFFTILTGYTYLTGFVPLDTTFFKFGNWTEFKATNMRVTDCGCFGDFIKLDPRVSFFKDIFLLMPSLYFIFRWKDMHQIFTARRRNIVLLVSTIFLILYCVYNFHWNEPHVDFRPFKNGANIAAIKKTETDAANAVQVIAQRMKNKKTGEIKDFAYADYMKNLATITEEWETIEQLKTEPTIKETKISHFHIMDFDSDDKTDLYLANADPHIMIPIYKAEYEAIPSIKIVKDSIFTFDTIQVIGVVDSFQVVRNFKEVRTREVEYYKIIWDQDLLDILNSKIKPLVEQAAKDKVKSSFVISGIDAEKAQTLSEATGIKADIYTADEKLLKTIMRSNPGIILWQNGVLLQKWHYKKLPEWQAIRAGFLK, from the coding sequence ATGAGTATTTTCACATTAATGATTTATATAGCTATCGCAGCAGTACTTCTAACCACAGGCATGATGTATGTAATGAAAAAAAATAAGTCTGTCCTTATGAGTTTTGTACAAAATTTTGCGGGATTGTTATTTATTTTTTCCGGATGGGTAAAAGCTGTAGACCCGATGGGAACAGCTATCAAAATGGAAGACTATTTTGTTGAGTTCAATGCTGCATTTACAGAGTCAGCCTTCAGTTTTTTGGCACCTTTGTTTCCATTTTTGTCTCAGCATTCTCTAGCCGTGGCTATTTTTATGATCATCTTTGAGATAGTGCTGGGTGTCATGCTCATATTGGGGGACAGACCAAAATTGACTGCCTGGTTGTTTTTTTTATTAGTGATTTTCTTTACTATTTTGACAGGTTATACTTATCTGACAGGATTTGTACCATTAGACACCACATTTTTCAAATTTGGTAATTGGACAGAGTTCAAAGCTACCAATATGCGTGTGACAGATTGCGGTTGTTTCGGAGACTTTATAAAGCTTGATCCGAGGGTGAGTTTTTTTAAAGATATATTTTTACTGATGCCCTCACTATATTTTATTTTCAGGTGGAAAGATATGCATCAGATATTTACTGCAAGAAGGAGAAATATAGTACTATTGGTATCTACCATATTCCTCATCCTGTATTGTGTGTATAATTTCCACTGGAATGAACCTCATGTTGACTTCCGACCATTTAAAAATGGTGCCAATATTGCTGCTATCAAGAAGACAGAAACGGATGCTGCCAATGCTGTGCAAGTCATAGCCCAGCGGATGAAAAATAAAAAAACAGGGGAAATCAAAGATTTTGCTTATGCGGACTATATGAAAAATCTGGCTACCATCACTGAAGAATGGGAAACTATTGAACAGTTAAAAACGGAGCCAACGATCAAAGAAACCAAAATAAGTCATTTTCATATCATGGACTTTGATAGTGATGACAAGACAGATTTGTATTTGGCCAATGCTGATCCCCATATCATGATACCCATCTACAAAGCAGAATATGAAGCGATACCTTCCATTAAGATAGTAAAGGATTCTATCTTCACTTTTGATACGATTCAGGTGATAGGTGTGGTAGATAGTTTCCAGGTAGTCCGAAATTTTAAGGAAGTTCGTACCAGAGAAGTGGAGTATTACAAAATTATCTGGGATCAGGATTTGCTCGATATTCTGAACAGTAAGATCAAACCATTGGTTGAGCAGGCTGCAAAAGATAAAGTCAAGTCTTCATTTGTGATCAGTGGAATAGATGCTGAAAAAGCGCAAACATTATCTGAAGCCACAGGAATCAAAGCAGACATATACACCGCAGATGAAAAACTGCTAAAAACCATCATGCGCTCTAATCCGGGAATCATACTGTGGCAAAATGGTGTCCTGTTGCAAAAATGGCATTATAAAAAGCTACCTGAATGGCAGGCTATAAGAGCAGGATTTTTAAAGTGA
- a CDS encoding ChaN family lipoprotein, whose protein sequence is MRIIFSFFMILLTLQMTGQDLPAYQLFSAKGKRTSFKKMTQQSLKHQVVLFGEYHNNPICHWMQLKLTEALHNKTKLVLGAEMIETDNQQVLNQYLTGKIDQKALDSLARLWSNYKTDYKPLVDFAKDNKLPFIAANIPRRYASKVFRGDFAGLDSLTMEEKSWIAPLPIPFDINLPGYKSMLEMMGGHAGEKMPKAQAIKDATMAHFIINNLPSPGVFLHFNGTYHSDNYEGISWYLKHYMPTVKIMTIATVEQSQLKSLDKEHLKKADFILVIDKQMTKTY, encoded by the coding sequence ATGAGAATCATTTTTTCCTTCTTCATGATACTTTTGACTTTGCAAATGACTGGTCAGGATTTGCCTGCTTATCAGTTATTTAGTGCTAAGGGTAAAAGAACTTCTTTCAAAAAAATGACTCAACAATCCCTGAAGCATCAGGTAGTTTTGTTTGGCGAATATCATAACAATCCGATTTGTCACTGGATGCAACTCAAGCTGACTGAAGCACTTCACAATAAAACCAAATTGGTACTCGGAGCTGAAATGATAGAAACTGACAACCAACAAGTTCTCAATCAATATCTGACCGGAAAGATTGACCAAAAAGCATTAGATTCTTTGGCAAGACTTTGGAGTAATTATAAGACTGACTACAAGCCACTTGTAGATTTTGCCAAAGACAATAAATTACCCTTCATCGCTGCAAACATTCCAAGACGCTATGCAAGTAAGGTATTCAGAGGAGATTTTGCCGGATTAGATTCGCTCACCATGGAAGAAAAAAGCTGGATTGCTCCTTTGCCCATTCCTTTTGATATCAATTTGCCCGGTTATAAAAGTATGCTGGAGATGATGGGCGGTCATGCCGGCGAAAAAATGCCCAAAGCACAAGCAATTAAAGATGCCACTATGGCACATTTTATCATTAATAATCTGCCTTCACCGGGTGTATTTTTACATTTTAATGGGACATATCATTCGGACAATTATGAGGGAATTAGCTGGTATCTAAAGCACTACATGCCTACAGTCAAAATCATGACCATAGCCACTGTAGAGCAAAGTCAGCTAAAATCCTTGGACAAAGAACATTTAAAAAAAGCTGACTTTATCTTAGTCATTGACAAACAAATGACCAAAACTTATTAA
- a CDS encoding TonB-dependent receptor — protein sequence MAIFFYSTTTISQSCDLTVKGQISDFHEDHTLEYATVYIQELKTGVTTDETGKFELNQLCKGEYHFIISHIGCASKTIYFSLQRDTTIQVFMEHHDELLEEVIIEGTGFQNKTGLVKSVISKDMIIEMSGQNLTEMLRTIPGVSILRSGPNLTKPIINGLYGNRITVLNHGLPQEGQQWGNDHAPEIDPNTADKISVYKGSNAIKYGLSTLGGLVVIEPDDLSYDPHWHGDMKITGQTNGRSYGLQTALRKSTAWGNTRWTAGFTNSGDRHTPDYYLTNTGNKEKSVSLLWSNSQTSRAYRKFYYSFYQNEIGILRGSHIGNLTDLQDAIGRNVPFFTQDSFSYAINAPRQNVRHHLAKYSQKYFMSESLILNIDAGFQANLRQEYDVRRGGRSDRPTLDLVLLSQFYDVQLTHQGSNPGEVQSAGIQYKINDNSNQAGTGINPLIPNYLNHQLASYFIYKNKWKSVLWELGVRAEYRDYQIYRSENTGGYARHHFFNMAGNLGFKQNINKDISATLDISYTGRPPEINELYSFGLHQGVSGIEEGNPGLQPEHSFKIVQEWNGHLTHHHHVQMSVFYNTFRNFIYLQPSDEFRLTIRGAFPVYRYVAANADIAGLSFKSNLEINKNLLWSNTFNYTYGQNQTMGHGLIRIPPLNAVSNISYTISKSAWFEEMKLGTEISYTAMQNRVNEKEDFLLPPDSYVLFNGFLKMKWKTNSKNDIDLVIRGENLLEKSYRDYLNRLRYFADELGRNIYVNINIKF from the coding sequence GTGGCCATTTTCTTTTACTCAACCACAACAATAAGTCAATCTTGCGACCTTACAGTAAAAGGCCAGATTAGTGATTTTCATGAAGACCATACACTGGAATATGCAACGGTTTATATTCAGGAACTCAAAACAGGGGTTACAACAGATGAAACGGGCAAATTTGAGCTAAATCAACTTTGCAAGGGAGAGTACCATTTTATCATATCTCATATAGGGTGTGCCTCCAAAACGATTTACTTTAGTCTTCAGCGGGATACAACTATTCAGGTTTTTATGGAGCATCATGATGAACTATTGGAAGAAGTAATTATAGAAGGTACCGGGTTTCAAAACAAAACAGGTTTAGTAAAATCAGTCATTTCTAAAGATATGATCATCGAAATGTCGGGTCAAAACCTAACAGAAATGCTGAGAACTATACCTGGTGTAAGTATCTTAAGATCAGGACCCAATCTGACTAAACCCATTATAAACGGACTTTATGGCAATCGTATCACAGTCCTGAATCATGGATTGCCGCAGGAGGGCCAGCAATGGGGCAATGATCATGCACCGGAAATTGATCCCAATACAGCAGATAAAATTTCGGTTTACAAAGGCAGCAATGCTATAAAATATGGACTTTCTACATTAGGTGGACTCGTAGTCATCGAGCCTGATGATCTGAGTTATGATCCACACTGGCATGGTGATATGAAAATCACAGGACAAACCAATGGAAGAAGTTATGGTTTGCAGACTGCTTTGCGCAAATCTACTGCATGGGGTAATACCAGATGGACGGCAGGATTTACCAATAGTGGTGACAGACATACACCAGATTACTATCTGACCAATACAGGTAACAAAGAAAAATCTGTATCCTTGCTTTGGAGCAATAGTCAGACTTCCCGAGCATACCGAAAGTTTTATTATAGTTTTTACCAAAATGAAATCGGCATATTGCGCGGCTCACATATCGGAAACCTCACTGATCTTCAGGACGCCATAGGACGCAATGTACCCTTTTTTACACAGGATAGTTTTAGTTATGCCATCAATGCACCAAGACAAAATGTAAGACATCATCTTGCAAAATACAGTCAAAAATATTTCATGTCTGAATCCCTGATCCTGAATATAGATGCAGGATTTCAAGCCAATCTGCGACAGGAATATGATGTGCGAAGAGGAGGGAGAAGTGATAGACCTACGCTGGATTTAGTATTATTGAGTCAGTTTTATGATGTACAGCTTACCCACCAGGGCTCCAATCCGGGTGAAGTACAATCTGCAGGTATTCAGTATAAAATCAATGATAACTCCAATCAGGCAGGTACCGGTATCAATCCTTTGATTCCCAATTATTTAAATCATCAACTAGCCTCTTATTTTATTTATAAAAACAAATGGAAATCTGTACTTTGGGAATTGGGTGTCAGGGCAGAATATCGGGATTATCAGATTTACAGATCAGAAAATACAGGAGGATATGCCCGTCATCATTTTTTTAATATGGCTGGAAATCTTGGCTTTAAACAAAATATCAACAAAGACATATCTGCCACTCTTGATATATCGTACACCGGAAGACCCCCTGAAATCAATGAACTTTATAGTTTTGGCCTACATCAGGGAGTAAGTGGTATAGAAGAGGGTAATCCTGGTTTACAACCTGAACATTCGTTCAAAATAGTCCAGGAATGGAATGGTCACCTTACACACCATCATCATGTCCAGATGTCTGTGTTCTATAATACATTCCGGAATTTTATTTATCTCCAACCTTCAGATGAATTCAGATTGACGATCAGAGGTGCATTTCCGGTATATAGATACGTGGCTGCAAATGCAGATATTGCAGGTCTAAGCTTTAAGTCCAATCTGGAAATAAATAAAAACCTTCTGTGGAGCAATACTTTCAATTATACATACGGACAAAACCAGACCATGGGTCATGGATTGATCAGAATTCCGCCGCTGAATGCAGTCTCAAATATTTCATACACCATCAGTAAATCTGCATGGTTTGAAGAAATGAAGCTGGGAACAGAAATCAGTTATACAGCTATGCAAAATAGGGTCAATGAAAAAGAAGATTTCCTTCTACCGCCGGACAGTTATGTGCTTTTTAATGGATTTCTAAAAATGAAATGGAAGACCAATTCAAAAAATGATATCGATCTCGTCATAAGAGGTGAAAACCTTTTGGAAAAAAGCTATCGCGATTACTTGAACAGATTAAGGTATTTTGCTGACGAATTAGGAAGGAATATTTATGTAAATATTAATATCAAATTTTAA
- a CDS encoding OmpA family protein encodes MGNFFKALLFLVCSVGWAFGQNPANKSGVTFKKLFMDYQSQNGGNITNFKDYRHGYEIGYQRMLSNNVAIAIPLRYGVVNSDSINDFKKRIASLDAQFQYRFETSGKRLTPYVFAGAGGVYEDKGEFNVQIPAGLGIYFRIAPKAYFHWQSEFRYSLAENRNNLQHGLGFTYLLGKSPESPTDNEKDKMTKIDSDNDGISDDLDLCPNEFGLKELNGCPDKDGDGVADYEDKCPESKGLKEFKGCPDSDGDGIPDNEDVCPNIAGVAKNKGCPEKKADADGDGIPDSEDKCPNDSGSAAAGGCPDKDGDGVADKDDKCPDRPGLKIYYGCPDTDGDGIDDSRDKCPNIAGTVANDGCPEITKEDKKTLEVAMQAVQFQTGSAVLKPESNIVLSQIADIMGRYPDFVMTISGHTDNVGSESANQILSEKRAKACYDFLVNKGVNATRISSTGYGESRPITTNVNEKGRSLNRRVEFNLIPRQ; translated from the coding sequence ATGGGAAATTTTTTTAAAGCTCTTCTTTTTTTGGTATGCTCCGTAGGGTGGGCATTCGGCCAAAATCCTGCAAATAAATCAGGTGTTACTTTCAAAAAACTATTTATGGACTATCAGTCTCAGAATGGTGGAAATATAACCAACTTCAAGGATTATCGCCATGGATACGAGATCGGATATCAAAGAATGCTGTCCAATAATGTGGCTATTGCTATTCCATTGAGATATGGAGTAGTGAATTCGGATTCGATCAATGATTTCAAAAAAAGAATTGCCAGTCTGGATGCGCAGTTTCAGTATCGATTTGAGACCTCCGGCAAAAGATTGACGCCTTATGTATTTGCAGGTGCAGGCGGTGTGTATGAGGACAAAGGAGAATTTAATGTTCAGATACCGGCAGGCTTAGGTATATATTTCAGAATAGCTCCTAAAGCGTATTTTCACTGGCAGTCAGAATTCAGATATTCTTTGGCTGAAAACAGAAACAATCTGCAACATGGTTTAGGTTTTACATATCTGCTTGGAAAATCTCCGGAAAGTCCTACCGACAATGAAAAAGATAAAATGACAAAAATCGACAGTGATAACGATGGTATAAGTGATGATCTGGATCTTTGCCCAAATGAATTCGGTCTTAAAGAATTGAATGGATGCCCCGACAAAGATGGGGATGGTGTTGCAGATTACGAAGATAAATGCCCTGAATCAAAAGGACTTAAAGAATTTAAAGGATGTCCGGATAGCGATGGTGATGGCATTCCGGACAATGAAGACGTATGCCCCAATATAGCCGGAGTGGCTAAAAATAAAGGATGTCCTGAAAAAAAGGCTGATGCTGATGGCGATGGTATCCCGGATAGCGAAGATAAATGTCCCAATGACAGCGGAAGTGCTGCAGCAGGAGGCTGTCCTGACAAAGATGGGGATGGTGTAGCCGACAAAGACGACAAATGCCCGGATAGACCAGGGCTTAAAATTTATTATGGATGCCCCGACACAGATGGTGATGGCATCGATGACAGTCGGGACAAATGCCCCAATATTGCTGGTACGGTTGCCAATGATGGTTGTCCAGAAATCACCAAAGAAGATAAAAAGACACTTGAGGTAGCTATGCAGGCAGTACAGTTCCAAACAGGAAGTGCTGTATTGAAACCTGAATCCAATATCGTTTTGTCGCAAATCGCTGATATCATGGGTAGATATCCGGATTTTGTGATGACGATAAGTGGCCATACTGACAATGTAGGCAGCGAATCTGCCAACCAGATTTTATCTGAAAAACGTGCCAAAGCCTGCTATGATTTCTTAGTAAATAAAGGAGTAAATGCTACCAGAATCAGTTCCACAGGATATGGAGAATCGCGGCCTATCACTACCAATGTAAATGAAAAAGGCAGATCTCTGAACAGACGGGTGGAGTTTAACCTTATACCAAGGCAGTAA
- a CDS encoding transposase, with translation MNFWQDFEPEEFYHIYNKSVSGIKLFREDLDYQVFLTRFNTYLGECFEMYAYVLMPNHFHLLVKVKSVAELYDFAKTQKTIKSKLFLEQQSSLNDFVIDQFKRWLSSYTITYKNKYQHAGSVLMKRFKRIQSDSIEKNIYWLAYIHHNPIHHEYCKDYSQWEYSSYNTYLTTKQTKLNRSQTLEKWFSSLQDFQQYHSDFKLDQNIDQIDH, from the coding sequence ATGAATTTTTGGCAAGACTTTGAACCCGAAGAATTTTACCATATTTATAACAAGTCGGTGTCCGGTATTAAGTTATTTAGAGAAGACCTTGATTATCAAGTTTTTTTGACTAGATTTAATACATATTTGGGTGAATGTTTTGAAATGTATGCTTATGTACTTATGCCTAACCATTTTCATTTGCTGGTCAAAGTAAAAAGTGTCGCTGAACTGTATGATTTTGCTAAAACACAAAAAACCATAAAAAGTAAACTCTTTTTAGAGCAACAATCCAGTCTAAATGATTTTGTAATAGATCAGTTTAAAAGGTGGCTGAGTTCATATACTATTACTTATAAAAACAAATATCAACATGCCGGATCAGTATTGATGAAAAGATTCAAAAGAATACAATCAGATAGTATAGAAAAGAATATATATTGGTTGGCATACATCCACCACAACCCCATTCATCATGAGTATTGTAAAGATTATAGCCAATGGGAATATAGCTCTTATAATACTTATCTGACGACAAAACAAACAAAACTTAACAGAAGTCAAACACTGGAAAAATGGTTTTCTTCTCTTCAAGATTTTCAGCAGTATCATAGTGATTTTAAGCTTGATCAGAACATCGACCAAATCGACCACTAA
- a CDS encoding T9SS type A sorting domain-containing protein, whose amino-acid sequence MNFSRKPSDGIAIYPNPAIQMVHLDISTMDAAAGEIDLRIYDIHGRIMADKTIIGAGIEPIDVTQYPTGTYNISVTQGNTQHQKRFIKIE is encoded by the coding sequence GTGAACTTCTCCCGCAAGCCATCAGATGGCATAGCCATCTATCCCAACCCAGCCATCCAGATGGTACATCTCGACATCAGTACCATGGATGCGGCAGCAGGAGAGATAGACCTCAGGATATATGACATTCATGGCCGCATCATGGCAGACAAAACGATCATAGGAGCAGGCATCGAGCCGATCGATGTCACCCAGTATCCTACCGGAACATATAATATATCTGTGACACAAGGCAACACACAGCATCAGAAACGATTTATTAAGATAGAGTGA
- a CDS encoding transposase: MHRNINDAISSEIIARHVSENYEELEKAKPRSLHFYTAKQMHKTIQGFIKQKTRNINQLEKVVYSCIPGLLTFSKNGMPKYMYKVLQKYPSKAKILNAKTASLAKIKGLTMEKAEAIQKAVKLDSGSGNTILTELNIKTLAQTINLFSTQIKELQSELAKHGANDLADLLVTIPGCGIESAVSLSIEIEDINRFNSAASLCCYFGVHPENHTSGDISKKPKMSKKGSSSYRGTIYMVAKNAIMYDPYFKEVYSNQRAKGKTYNDALGVIMNKLTRVIYGMLTNKEAYDSSKPKNTKKQTSRRRSANREVGKRNRRL; encoded by the coding sequence ATGCATCGCAATATTAATGACGCCATCAGTAGTGAAATTATAGCTAGGCATGTATCTGAAAATTATGAGGAACTAGAGAAAGCCAAGCCTAGATCCTTACATTTTTATACTGCGAAACAGATGCACAAAACTATACAAGGATTTATTAAACAAAAGACGAGAAATATCAACCAACTTGAGAAAGTAGTGTATAGTTGTATTCCTGGTCTTTTAACTTTTAGTAAAAATGGCATGCCAAAATACATGTATAAAGTACTTCAAAAGTATCCATCAAAGGCAAAGATATTAAATGCGAAAACAGCTTCATTGGCTAAAATCAAAGGGTTAACCATGGAGAAGGCTGAGGCCATCCAAAAAGCGGTGAAGCTAGATTCAGGGTCGGGTAATACGATACTTACTGAGCTAAATATTAAAACATTGGCCCAAACTATTAACTTATTCTCCACCCAGATCAAAGAACTTCAATCAGAGCTTGCTAAACACGGAGCCAACGACTTAGCGGATTTATTAGTCACAATTCCTGGTTGCGGCATCGAGTCAGCAGTGTCATTAAGCATAGAAATAGAAGATATAAATCGATTTAACAGTGCCGCATCACTTTGTTGCTATTTTGGAGTACACCCAGAAAACCATACAAGTGGTGATATATCAAAGAAACCTAAAATGAGCAAAAAAGGAAGTAGTTCATATAGGGGTACAATATACATGGTAGCTAAAAATGCGATTATGTATGACCCTTATTTTAAAGAGGTATATTCAAATCAAAGAGCGAAAGGTAAGACCTATAACGATGCTTTAGGTGTAATAATGAACAAGTTAACAAGAGTGATCTATGGTATGCTTACAAACAAAGAGGCATACGATTCATCAAAACCTAAAAACACAAAAAAACAAACCAGTAGACGCAGATCAGCAAATAGAGAAGTTGGAAAAAGAAACCGCAGATTATAA
- a CDS encoding DUF5606 domain-containing protein, with protein MNIKNIVAVSGLPGLFKLVATKNNGLIVADPDTGKTRFCSVRQHQFTPMETVAIYTEEDTVEIAKVFQSMLDHQTELPVPSANASHAELQKYFEIIIPDYDRDRVYHSDMKKVIKWFHFLNERAYLTTDPENAETSPDSEITNDPPVE; from the coding sequence ATGAATATAAAAAATATCGTAGCAGTGAGTGGTCTTCCCGGGCTTTTTAAGTTGGTAGCAACCAAAAATAATGGACTGATCGTGGCGGATCCTGACACCGGAAAAACCAGATTTTGTTCAGTGAGACAGCACCAGTTTACCCCGATGGAAACGGTGGCTATCTATACAGAAGAAGACACGGTCGAGATTGCCAAAGTGTTTCAATCCATGCTCGATCATCAAACCGAACTTCCTGTACCGTCTGCAAATGCTTCTCATGCCGAATTACAAAAATATTTTGAAATCATCATACCAGACTACGACCGGGACAGAGTGTATCACAGTGATATGAAGAAGGTCATCAAGTGGTTCCATTTTCTGAACGAAAGAGCATACCTCACCACAGATCCGGAAAATGCTGAAACAAGTCCTGATAGTGAAATTACCAATGATCCACCCGTAGAATGA
- a CDS encoding class I SAM-dependent methyltransferase → MPLKKSTLDIRRKIYYFLSPDLRYLVRRIYYWPLDLFSSFKPQKNCIQPPKGLIYTGSGDFEKTGQQFKEIFIRHCGLLPDHHVLDVGSGIGRIAIPLTGYISNAGRYEGFDIVRTGVDWCKKNITSTYPNFRFTHIDLKNDLYNLSTDQKAQNFIFPYEDNSFDLVILTSVFTHMMPEDMENYLTQISRVLKPGGRCMMTMFILNEISTAKMMSNGGLIFNFDFGHYSLLDKDVKEANIAFKEEYILHLLEKNKLRVTLIEYGYWSGREKHSCFDFQDIIIVTND, encoded by the coding sequence TTGCCGCTAAAAAAAAGCACATTGGACATCCGCAGGAAAATTTATTATTTTTTATCACCGGATTTAAGATATTTGGTCAGGCGAATATATTATTGGCCATTGGACTTATTTAGTTCATTCAAACCCCAAAAAAATTGTATTCAACCACCCAAAGGATTGATTTATACTGGTTCAGGAGATTTTGAAAAAACTGGACAACAATTTAAAGAAATATTTATAAGACATTGCGGGCTTTTACCAGATCATCATGTGCTTGATGTAGGTTCCGGCATTGGCCGAATTGCTATTCCACTCACAGGATATATTAGCAATGCAGGAAGATATGAGGGCTTTGATATTGTAAGGACCGGGGTCGATTGGTGTAAAAAAAACATCACTTCCACATATCCTAATTTCCGATTTACACATATTGACCTGAAAAATGATCTCTATAATCTTAGTACAGATCAAAAGGCACAGAATTTCATCTTTCCTTATGAAGACAATAGTTTTGATTTGGTAATACTGACATCGGTTTTTACACATATGATGCCTGAAGATATGGAAAACTATTTGACGCAGATTTCAAGGGTATTAAAGCCGGGAGGTAGGTGTATGATGACAATGTTTATATTAAATGAGATAAGTACAGCTAAAATGATGTCCAACGGTGGTCTTATCTTTAATTTTGATTTCGGGCATTATAGCCTGTTGGACAAAGATGTTAAAGAAGCCAACATAGCTTTCAAAGAAGAGTATATTTTACATCTTTTGGAAAAAAACAAATTAAGAGTGACGCTTATAGAATATGGTTATTGGTCAGGGAGGGAAAAACATAGTTGTTTTGATTTTCAGGACATCATCATTGTAACAAATGATTGA